A portion of the Stigmatella aurantiaca DW4/3-1 genome contains these proteins:
- a CDS encoding sulfatase-like hydrolase/transferase produces MDQHIARVLQTLEESSLRDDTLVVFMSDHGEYGGAHGLMMEKWHTA; encoded by the coding sequence GTGGACCAACACATTGCCCGCGTGCTCCAGACGCTCGAGGAGTCCAGCCTCCGGGACGACACGCTGGTGGTCTTCATGTCGGACCATGGCGAGTACGGCGGCGCCCACGGCCTGATGATGGAGAAGTGGCACACGGCCTAG
- a CDS encoding CPBP family intramembrane glutamic endopeptidase, translating into MSRRFLSSRVGVTLITLAVFFLLDRYIHTLPFLRLLPRDVRLWTWQGAQVLVCLLAVALVHRLRPRAALSEVGLGPLTLRAMGFCAIATLPMILTYGVAAGFQVHLTWKDVMKQAVMSPLAEEVLYRGYVLGQLQRRAHWPFWGAALVGLVPFALGHLYQSTQAGHDAWGIAGVMAITGMGHLFFAWLLERWSDLWVPVGMHALMNLSWEAFQVDSTALGGTQANVARFATVGLAVGLTLLGRRGMPGWGATPPAPA; encoded by the coding sequence ATGTCCCGACGATTCCTGAGTTCCCGCGTGGGCGTGACGCTCATCACCCTGGCGGTGTTCTTCCTCCTCGATAGATACATCCACACCCTGCCCTTCCTGCGCTTGCTGCCCCGCGACGTGCGGCTCTGGACGTGGCAAGGCGCCCAGGTGCTGGTCTGCCTGCTGGCGGTGGCCCTCGTCCACCGGTTGCGGCCCCGGGCTGCCCTGTCCGAAGTGGGCCTGGGCCCGCTGACGCTTCGGGCAATGGGCTTCTGCGCCATCGCGACCCTGCCCATGATCCTGACTTACGGCGTGGCGGCGGGCTTCCAGGTGCACCTGACGTGGAAGGACGTGATGAAGCAGGCGGTGATGTCGCCGCTCGCGGAGGAGGTCCTCTACCGGGGTTACGTCCTGGGCCAGTTGCAGCGCAGGGCACACTGGCCCTTCTGGGGTGCGGCGCTGGTCGGGCTTGTCCCCTTCGCGCTTGGGCACCTCTACCAGAGCACTCAGGCGGGCCATGACGCCTGGGGGATTGCCGGAGTGATGGCCATCACCGGGATGGGACACCTGTTCTTCGCCTGGCTGCTCGAGCGCTGGAGCGACCTGTGGGTGCCCGTGGGCATGCACGCCCTGATGAACCTGTCATGGGAGGCCTTCCAGGTGGATTCCACGGCGTTGGGAGGGACTCAGGCCAACGTGGCACGCTTTGCCACGGTGGGGCTCGCCGTTGGGCTGACGCTGCTGGGGCGGCGGGGCATGCCCGGCTGGGGCGCCACCCCTCCCGCTCCAGCATGA